The proteins below are encoded in one region of Danio rerio strain Tuebingen ecotype United States chromosome 12, GRCz12tu, whole genome shotgun sequence:
- the ep300a gene encoding histone acetyltransferase p300 isoform X7 yields the protein MAENVLDSGPPSAKRPKLSSPALSASASDGNDFGSLFDLEHDLPDELISSSELSLANGGDLSQLHTSLGSGGGVIGGAVSGGQDAAAKHRQLSELLRHGSTPGAQQQGAMGNPGGASMGLFGNMKVSPGTQSMGPQGQQHLSMQAGLMQQQQMVDYLNRNMLGPQKGNGQQQPGGPAPQHQNALASQMMNGSPRIGHHNPGMGNSNSNLLAEALQQQQQQQQTVGSQGGLRPQQPGAISKMGINAGSGPYGGPYSQSASQGLGVAGLAPQLQNKPGLPNSPAQFNLDKKPLPIHGIPGMASQSSPVGAGGGGVAAGMVPNAQGSLGPGSAGSVVSAAVVGGVPPAADPEKRKLIQQQLVLLLHAHKCQRREQANGEVRQCNLPHCRTMKNVLNHMTHCQAGKSCQVAHCASSRQIISHWKNCTRHDCPVCLPLKNAGDKRNQQTMIATGGVALSSSMGNVTGGSPSAPSLNTPGQIDPSSIERAYAALGLTYQGNQAPPQPVQQTQRPVNTMGANSMGVNGAVGGQSQNQQSSLLQDTMLHLNMNSQSLINDSGVGSLPMANPAASGSMRKSWHEDITQDLRNHLVHKLVQAIFPTPDPAALKDRRMENLVAYARKVEGDMYESANSRAEYYHFLAEKIYKIQKELEEKRRTRLQKQGIMPSQAGMNPSGLQQATTGIGQPGPPTGLPSNGPLSDPAVVRPTGPNQMMNRMQNTAGMNSFGNHMGMQSMGQRSTPPLNQGSMVPGRMPQPNVAQMQNQYMQTGPFQASSPVRSAGPVDLVHGGNDGAATQGQMPLSSLPVGSPLAQPGSAGGAGSGSSVGSLGPSSMSAVPPSSTPTHSISLSHCPPVHQNSPSPAHSRTPTPTPGSQTPQPHTPSLPHLSSNGSQQQFPPSASSDSGMQPLGTPPAVSHSGLSTPNASQHPRTPLSHKGSLPVDGQAATPASVSSVEASFQQAPSDSTATLEPKEEVKAKDEEEEEAMEEERTAKEEDSKPEEKPEVKKEEPLSDGGPMETASDEDKKPEIKIEPKEEEEGSESATSQSSVSGATNKKKIFKPEELRQALMPTLESLYRQDPESLPFRQPVDPSLLGIPDYFDIVKNPMDLSTIKRKLDTGQYQEPWQYVDDIWLMFNNAWLYNRKTSRVYKYCSKLAEVFEQEIDPVMQSLGYCCGRKLEFSPQTLCCYGKQLCTIPRDAAYFSYQNSSPKYGLLADRYHFCEKCFNEIQGETVSLGDDPSQPQTATIFLNISRSINKDQFEKKKNDTLDPELFVECMDCGRKMHQICVLHNETIWPSGFVCDGCLKKSNKTRKENKYAAKRLPQTKLGNFLETRVNAYLKRQNHPESGEVTVRVVHVSEKMVEVKPGMKSRFVDSGEMSESFPYKSKALFAFEEIDGVDVCFFGMHVQEYGSDCPPPNQRRVYISYLDSVHFFQPRFLRTEVYHEILIGYLDYAKRQGFTTGHIWACPPSEGDDYIFHCHPADQKIPKPKRLQEWYKKMLDKAVAERVVHDYKDIFKQATEDRLTSAKELPYFEGDFWPNVLEESIKELEQEEEERKREENSTSNESVETTKGDSKNAKKKNNKKTSKNKSSLSRGNKKKPGMPNVSNDLSQKLYATMEKHKEVFFVIRLFAAPNSNALLPIVDPDPLMACDLMDGRDAFLTIARDKHLEFSSLRRSKWSTMCMLVELHNQSQDRFVYTCNECKHHVETRFHCTVCEDYDLCITCYNTKGHEHKMDKLGLGLDDESNSQVASTTQNPGDSRRLSIQRCIQSLVHACQCRNANCSLPSCQKMKRVVQHTKGCKRKTNGGCPICKQLIALCCYHAKHCQENKCPVPFCLNIKQKLRQQQLQHRLQQAQMVRRRMASMQRTGQQLPGGGCGLPSPGNGCNTGPSTPTPSTQPPTPQTPNQQCQPPATQPGVGNVPSQQQQQLAGMAHQYQPISGSGGMINSSQQSMLPQQQQQPTPAQHLQNANNLPPYVQRPTGSSPHSQSMGKPGMVPGGFSQQQQSNLGQPVMPQHQPPGPPPAAVEIAMKIQRVAETQRQMAQQKILQRNQAPGMMPPHGLHQGPQTQNQMGINLPGTAMVGPSQAQVAVARNQMDQQQGMVTAGMQQQQPGPRSQLPQVQLQQGQQGAPQLQVSPQQQWTGPGMPPQQRPGVMNQMGLQGMAAPQHQQQQAVGQSQPQGNSGVMGMISSQGGAAPAGAGPGNHSQAALQDLLRFLRLPSSPHQQQQVLSILRSNPLLMATFIRQRAPRYLGRGGPGAGGAGVPGGPGGGPGIMDGQQMNVNPNAAQGGMHMTQGTTMQMNPLQQQQQQQQIQQRPMMSGNLQQQQQMAVLQQQQQQGVMPSQGTNISNIPPQLREMMRRHLQQQQQQQQQQQQQQQQQQQQQQQQQQQHQQMGNHAQFQHPQPPQQQGYLGQSGIPPQQPGQPHPGGLQQQQGGAQPGTQQNYSGSVSHQQVAAALQHSLQQQQLQMQQQQSAMGGYQGADGGPGGGGPLQQQQQQMQSAPMGSQPQMFQQAIQQRLLQQQQSHLGGGSPAQHNPMSPQQSQQQMSQSPHLQGQLPNSLGNQVRSPQPSPRPQSQPPNSSPSPRLQPQPSPHHISPQTGSPHPGHLPQHHSGMAAPPPPQQQAQASQQQQQVNAMDQGPFGADQNVLLSQLSGMGALHGQGTNDMLTNNQDMGSNINHSLDLM from the exons ATGGCCGAGAACGTTCTGGACTCTGGCCCGCCTTCAGCCAAGAGGCCTAAACTCTCATCCCCGGCTCTCTCCGCCTCAGCCAGCGATGGAAAcg ATTTTGGCTCTCTTTTTGACCTGGAGCATGACCTTCCAGACGAGCTGATCAGTTCCTCAGAACTGAGTCTTGCAAATGGAGGGGACCTCAGCCAGTTGCACACCAGTTTGGGTAGTGGGGGCGGAGTCATTGGAGGAGCTGTGTCCGGTGGTCAGGATGCAGCAGCCAAGCACAGGCAGCTCTCTGAGCTTCTCCGACATGGATCCACACCTGGAGCGCAGCAGCAGGGTGCGATGGGTAACCCAGGAGGAGCCTCAATGGGACTTTTTGGGAATATGAAGGTTTCTCCGGGTACCCAAAGCATGGGTCCACAAGGACAGCAACATCTTTCCATGCAGGCTGGCCTcatgcagcagcagcagatggtggACTATCTTAACAGGAATATGCTCGGACCACAGAAAGGAAATGGACAGCAGCAGCCAGGAGGGCCCGCACCTCAACACCAAAATGCGCTGGCGTCTCAGATGATGAATGGATCGCCCAGAATAGGACATCACAACCCGGGCATGGGTAACAGCAACAGTAACCTGTTAGCAGAGGctcttcagcagcagcagcagcagcagcagacagtAGGAAGCCAGGGTGGACTGAGGCCACAGCAGCCTGGAGCGATAAGCAAG ATGGGGATAAATGCAGGTTCAGGCCCCTATGGAGGCCCGTACAGTCAGTCTGCCAGTCAGGGTCTTGGTGTTGCAGGGCTGGCCCCTCAGCTCCAGAACAAACCAGGTCTGCCTAACAGTCCCGCGCAGTTTAATCTTGACAAGAAGCCTCTGCCCATACATGGCATACCTGGCATG GCCTCTCAGTCTTCCCCAGTGGGTGCTGGTGGAGGTGGAGTTGCGGCTGGCATGGTGCCTAACGCCCAAGGATCTCTCGGCCCTGGATCAGCAGGCTCTGTTGTGTCTGCAGCAGTGGTGGGAGGTGTTCCTCCAGCGGCAGATCCAGAAAAGCGCAAACTCATACAGCAACAGCTGGTGCTTTTGCTCCACGCTCACAAGTGCCAGCGAAGGGAACAGGCTAATGGGGAAGTACGGCAGTGTAATTTACCCCACTGCCGCACCATGAAGAACGTCCTCAACCACATGACGCACTGCCAGGCTGGCAAATCCTGCCAAG TGGCGCACTGTGCCTCATCCAGACAGATAATCTCTCACTGGAAGAACTGCACACGGCACGACTGCCCTGTGTGTCTGCCTTTGAAAAATGCAGGAGACAAGAGGAATCAGcaga CTATGATAGCCACTGGAGGTGTGGCGTTAAGTTCTTCCATGGGCAATGTAACTGGTGGTTCACCCAGTGCCCCCAGTCTCAATACCCCAGGGCAGATAGACCCCAGCTCCATCGAGAGGGCATATGCAGCCTTGGGTCTCACATACCAGGGAAACCAGGCTCCCCCTCAACCTGTACAGCAAACACAGCGGCCGGTGAACACCATGG GAGCGAATTCCATGGGAGTGAATGGGGCAGTTGGTGGCCAGTCTCAGAATCAGCAATCTAGCCTTCTCCAGGATACAATGCTGCATCTGAACATGAATTCACAAAG TCTGATAAATGACAGTGGTGTGGGGTCTCTGCCAATGGCCAACCCAGCTGCCAGCGGTAGCATGAGGAAGAGCTGGCATGAGGACATCACCCAGGATCTGCGCAACCACCTGGTACACAAGCT AGTCCAGGCTATTTTTCCCACACCAGACCCTGCTGCACTGAAAGACCGTCGGATGGAGAATCTAGTGGCCTATGCACGTAAAGTTGAGGGTGACATGTATGAGTCTGCTAACAGCAGG gcggAGTATTATCACTTTCTGGCAGAGAAGATCTATAAAATTCAGAAAGAACTGGAAGAGAAGCGAAGGACACGGTTACAGAAGCAGGGTATAATGCCCTCCCAGGCTGGCATGAACCCCTCTGGCCTGCAGCAAGCGACCACTGGGATTGGTCAGCCTGGGCCACCCACAGGACTGCCTTCTA ATGGCCCACTATCAGATCCAGCAGTAGTGCGTCCAACTGGCCCAAACCAGATGATGAACAGAATGCAGAATActgctg GCATGAATTCATTTGGGAATCATATGGGAATGCAGTCCATGGGCCAGAGATCAACACCACCTCTTAACCAG GGAAGCATGGTGCCTGGGAGGATGCCACAGCCGAATGTTGCACAGATGCAAAATCAATACATGCAAACTGGACCGTTTCAAGCTTCAAGTCCTGTTCGTAGTGCTGGTCCTGTTGACCTGGTACACGGAGGAAACGATGGTGCTGCCACTCAA GGACAAATGCCGTTATCATCTTTACCAGTCGGGAGTCCTTTAGCCCAACCTGGATCTGCTGGCGGGGCAGGCAGCGGGTCATCTGTGGGCTCCTTGGGTCCCAGCAGCATGAGTGCTGTTCCTCCATCATCCACCCCCACCCACTCCATCAGCCTCAGTCACTGCCCACCTGTACACCAGAATTCACCTTCACCAGCTCATAGCCGGACGCCCACACCCACGCCAGGCTCCCAAACGCCTCAGCCCCACACACCCAGCTTACCCCATTTATCCTCAAATGGCAGTCAGCAACAGTTTCCTCCGTCCGCCAGCTCTGACAGCGGCATGCAGCCATTAGGAACTCCTCCAGCGGTGTCTCACAGTGGTCTCTCCACACCAAATGCCAGCCAGCATCCCCGCACTCCA TTGTCTCATAAAGGTTCTCTACCAGTTGATGGCCAGGCTGCTACTCCTGCCTCCGTCAGCAGTGTAGAGGCATCATTTCAGCAAGCTCCTTCAGACTCCACAGCCACCCTGGAGCCAAAGGAGGAGGTCAAGGCGAaagatgaggaggaggaagaagccATGGAGGAAGAAAGAACTGCTAAGGAGGAAGACAGTAAACCTGAGGAAAAGCCAGAG GTAAAGAAAGAGGAGCCATTGAGTGATGGTGGGCCGATGGAGACTGCATCTGATGAGGACAAAAAACCTGAGATAAAGATTGAGCCTAAAGAAGAGGAAGAGGGTTCAGAGTCCGCAACTAGCCAGAGTTCTGTTTCTGGAGCCACTAACAAAAAGAAAA TTTTTAAACCAGAGGAACTGAGGCAGGCCCTGATGCCTACACTGGAGTCTCTTTATCGCCAGGACCCCGAGTCTCTGCCCTTCCGCCAGCCTGTAGACCCTTCACTGTTGGGAATACCA GACTATTTTGACATTGTGAAAAATCCAATGGACTTGTCTACTATCAAACGAAAGCTTGACACAGGCCAGTACCAGGAGCCATGGCAGTATGTAGATGACATCTGGCTTATGTTCAACAACGCCTGGCTGTACAATCGTAAGACATCACGGGTCTACAAGTACTGCTCCAAACTGGCGGAGGTCTTTGAGCAAGAAATTGACCCAGTCATGCAGAGCCTTGGCTACTGTTGTGGGAGAAAG CTTGAATTTTCTCCCCAAACTCTGTGCTGCTATGGGAAACAGTTATGCACTATACCACGAGATGCTGCTTACTTTAGTTATCAGAACAG ttcaccaaaatatgGGCTTCTTGCTGACAGGTACCACTTCTGCGAGAAGTGTTTCAATGAGATCCAGGGTGAAACCGTGTCCTTGGGAGACGATCCATCCCAACCTCAAAC AGCTACAATTTTCCTGAATATTTCTAGATCAATCAACAAAGATCAGTTTGAAAAGAAGAAAAATGACACACTTGACCCTGAGCT atTTGTGGAATGTATGGATTGTGGCCGTAAGATGCATCAGATTTGCGTTTTGCACAATGAAACTATATGGCCATCAGG cTTTGTGTGTGATGGTTGTCTGAAGAAGTCCAACAAAACCCGCAAAGAGAATAAATATGCTGCTAAAA GGCTTCCACAGACCAAATTAGGCAATTTTTTGGAAACGCGGGTAAATGCCTATCTGAAGCGACAAAATCATCCAGAATCTGGTGAAGTCACTGTTCGTGTTGTTCATGTCTCAGAAAAAATGGTGGAAGTCAAACCAGGCATGAAGTCTAG GTTTGTGGATAGTGGAGAAATGTCAGAGTCTTTCCCATACAAATCGAAAGCTTTATTTGCGTTTGAGGAGATTGATGGTGTTGATGTTTGCTTCTTTGGGATGCATGTGCAAGAGTATGGCTCAGACTGTCCACCACCTAATCAAAG ACGGGTTTACATATCCTATTTGGACAGTGTCCACTTCTTTCAGCCACGCTTTTTAAGAACAGAGGTGTACCATGAAATCCTTATAGGATATCTTGATTATGCCAAAAGACAAGG GTTTACCACAGGACACATCTGGGCCTGCCCTCCTAGCGAAGGAGATGATTACATCTTCCATTGTCATCCTGCAGACCAGAAGATACCCAAGCCCAAGCGACTGCAAGAGTGGTATAAGAAGATGCTGGACAAAGCTGTCGCAGAGCGTGTTGTGCATGATTACAAG gacaTCTTCAAACAGGCAACAGAAGATCGTCTCACTAGTGCCAAAGAACTGCCCTATTTTGAGGGTGATTTCTGGCCTAATGTTCTTGAAGAAAGCATTAAAGAATTGGAGCAAGAAGAAGAGGAAAGAAAGAGGGAAGAAAACAGCACATCCAATGAGAGTGTTGAG ACAACAAAAGGTGACAGCAAAAATGCCAAGAAAAAGAACAACAAGAAGACGAGCAAGAACAAGAGCAGTTTAAGCCGAGGAAACAAAAAGAAGCCTGGAATGCCAAATGTGTCTAATGACCTTTCACAGAAGCTCTATGCCACGATGGAAAAGCACAAAGAG GTGTTCTTTGTTATCCGGCTGTTTGCAGCACCCAATTCTAATGCTCTTCTGCCCATTGTTGACCCGGATCCCTTGATGGCCTGTGATTTGATGGATGGTCGCGATGCCTTCCTAACAATTGCACGAGACAAGCACTTGGAGTTTTCCTCATTGCGACGTTCCAAATGGAGCACTATGTGCATGCTGGTAGAACTGCACAACCAAAGCCAGGACCGCTTTGTCTATACCTGTAATGAGTGCAAACACCATGTTGAAACTCGCTTCCATTGCACTGTGTGCGAG GACTATGATCTCTGCATCACTTGCTACAATACAAAAGGTCATGAGCACAAGATGGACAAACTGGGCTTGGGGTTGGACGACGAAAGCAACAGTCAGGTTGCTTCCACAACACAGAATCCAGGAGACTCCCGGCGTCTCAGCATTCAGCGGTGCATCCAGTCTCTGGTGCATGCCTGCCAGTGTCGCAATGCCAACTGCTCACTTCCATCTTGCCAAAAAATGAAACGTGTAGTTCAGCATACCAAAGGCTGCAAACGCAAGACCAATGGTGGTTGTCCTATCTGCAAGCAGCTCATTGCGCTTTGTTGTTACCATGCAAAACACTGCCAAGAGAACAAATGTCCTGTGCCGTTCTGCCTCAACATCAAGCAGAAACTGCGGCAACAGCAACTCCAGCACAGGCTACAGCAGGCCCAGATGGTGCGTAGAAGAATGGCCAGTATGCAAAGGACAGGCCAACAGCTTCCAGGAGGTGGTTGTGGTCTGCCATCTCCTGGGAACGGCTGTAATACTGGTCCGAGCACTCCAACACCGAGCACTCAGCCACCTACCCCTCAGACGCCCAATCAGCAATGTCAGCCTCCAGCTACTCAACCTGGTGTTGGCAATGTTCCATCACAGCAGCAACAGCAGTTGGCAGGGATGGCCCATCAGTACCAGCCAATATCTGGAAGTGGTGGGATGATTAACTCCTCACAGCAGTCAATGTTAccacagcagcagcaacagccaACACCAGCTCAGCATCTCCAGAATGCCAACAACCTTCCTCCATATGTGCAAAGACCTACAGGCTCATCTCCACATTCTCAGTCAATGGGAAAGCCAGGCATGGTTCCAGGTGGCTTCTCTCAACAGCAACAATCAAACCTAGGGCAGCCTGTGATGCCACAACATCAGCCACCTGGCCCCCCACCTGCAGCTGTAGAAATTGCCATGAAAATTCAGCGAGTCGCTGAGACACAACGACAGATGGCTCAGCAAAAGATCCTGCAAAGAAACCAGGCTCCTGGCATGATGCCTCCCCATGGCTTACATCAGGGTCCGCAAACTCAAAACCAGATGGGCATAAACCTTCCTGGCACTGCAATGGTTGGGCCTTCCCAGGCACAAGTAGCAGTGGCTCGAAATCAAATGGATCAACAGCAGGGAATGGTCACAGCAGGCATGCAACAGCAGCAGCCAGGACCTCGGTCTCAGCTTCCCCAAGTCCAGTTGCAGCAGGGCCAGCAAGGAGCACCTCAACTTCAGGTGTCACCACAACAGCAGTGGACTGGTCCTGGCATGCCTCCTCAACAGAGACCAGGGGTAATGAACCAAATGGGTCTGCAAGGGATGGCTGCACCACAACATCAGCAGCAGCAAGCTGTTGGTCAATCGCAGCCGCAAGGAAACTCTGGTGTAATGGGTATGATAAGTAGCCAAGGAGGGGCTGCACCTGCAGGCGCTGGTCCTGGAAATCACTCTCAGGCTGCCTTACAAGACCTTTTAAGGTTCTTAAGATTACCCAGCTCTCCCCATCAACAGCAGCAAGTCCTGAGTATACTACGTTCAAACCCTCTACTCATGGCAACCTTTATAAGGCAACGGGCTCCTAGGTACCTTGGTCGAGGTGGTCCTGGAGCAGGAGGTGCAGGTGTTCCAGGTGGACCTGGTGGAGGTCCAGGCATCATGGATGGCCAGCAAATGAATGTAAATCCCAATGCAGCTCAGGGTGGTATGCACATGACACAAGGAACGACCATGCAAATGAATCcacttcaacaacaacaacagcagcagcaaatTCAACAGCGTCCTATGATGAGTGGAAATTTGCAGCAGCAACAGCAAATGGCAGTattacagcagcagcagcaacaaggTGTTATGCCCAGTCAAGGCACGAACATCTCTAATATCCCTCCCCAGTTAAGGGAAATGATGAGACGGCatttgcagcagcagcagcagcaacaacaacaacaacaacaacaacaacaacaacaacaacaacaacagcagcaacagcagcagcagcatcaacAGATGGGTAACCATGCTCAGTTCCAGCATCCTCAACCACCCCAGCAGCAGGGTTATCTAGGCCAGTCTGGAATTCCTCCTCAGCAGCCAGGCCAACCTCACCCAGGTGGTCTCCAGCAACAACAGGGAGGGGCCCAGCCTGGAACCCAGCAAAACTACTCTGGGTCTGTGTCCCATCAGCAGGTTGCAGCAGCTCTGCAACATAGCTTACAGCAACAGCAACTTCAAATGCAACAGCAGCAGAGTGCTATGGGAGGATATCAAGGTGCTGATGGAGGACCTGGAGGTGGTGGTCccctccagcagcagcagcagcagatgcaGTCAGCTCCTATGGGCTCACAGCCGCAAATGTTTCAGCAAGCTATACAGCAACGGCTCCTCCAGCAGCAACAGTCACACCTCGGAGGAGGATCTCCTGCTCAACACAATCCTATGAGTCCACAGCAGTCCCAGCAACAGATGTCCCAGTCTCCCCATTTACAGGGCCAGTTGCCCAATTCTCTCGGCAACCAAGTTCGCTCTCCCCAACCATCACCTCGTCCCCAGTCCCAGCCACCAAACTCTAGTCCATCTCCTCGCTTGCAGCCCCAGCCGTCACCCCATCACATCTCACCCCAGACTGGGTCGCCCCACCCAGGTCACCTTCCTCAACACCACAGTGGCATGGCTGCTCCTCCACCGCCACAGCAACAAGCACAGGCATCCCAGCAGCAGCAACAGGTTAACGCCATGGACCAGGGCCCATTTGGAGCAGACCAGAATGTTTTGCTTTCACAGTTAAGCGGGATGGGAGCCTTACATGGGCAGGGAACAAATGACATGCTGACGAATAACCAGGATATGGGCTCGAACATTAATCACTCGTTGGATTTGATGTAA